One stretch of Variovorax sp. 54 DNA includes these proteins:
- a CDS encoding HlyD family type I secretion periplasmic adaptor subunit: MTPEVSTTAPAANAPHVRDTRDMRHPVFELLGRYSAIFKAAWKHRHELAGPKRLTDEAAFLPAALSLQDTPVHPAPRRLAYALIALFLIALTWSIFGQVDIVAVAPGKIVVSERTKIIQPLEVSVVKRVLVRDGDHVEAGQALVELDPTTANADKTSIDEQLKSMQSEVLRTRALLLALNVPTTVRSPELSKDIPSGWTAVDADAAKAQLSDEWSDITAKLAKATAEIARRQAEIATVREMVTKLETTVPIAKQREADFQQLAKQGFMSSHANQDRTRERIELERDLATQRARLAEANATLRESENIRAAYIAETKHSLRTREAAAELKRQQGTQDLAKAGQRERLTTLKAPVAGTVQQLATHTEGGVVTEAQPLMVIVPDGAQVTAEVTLDNKDIGFVSPTQEASIKLETFPYTRYGTVNATVKTVTADAVNDEKRGAIFPVTLNLGATTIDVDGKPIKLSPGMNLTAEIKTGKRRVIEFLLSPVQKATGESMRER; this comes from the coding sequence ATGACGCCGGAAGTTTCCACCACCGCCCCGGCGGCCAACGCGCCCCATGTACGAGACACGCGGGACATGCGTCATCCGGTCTTCGAATTGCTAGGACGCTACAGCGCCATTTTCAAGGCCGCCTGGAAGCATCGGCATGAGCTGGCTGGGCCCAAGCGCCTTACAGATGAAGCCGCCTTCTTGCCGGCAGCCCTGAGCCTGCAGGACACGCCCGTTCATCCTGCACCCAGGCGGCTGGCCTATGCACTGATAGCGCTGTTCCTCATCGCCTTGACTTGGTCCATCTTCGGGCAGGTCGACATCGTGGCGGTGGCGCCCGGCAAGATTGTCGTGAGCGAGCGCACCAAGATCATCCAGCCGCTGGAGGTGAGCGTGGTCAAGCGGGTGCTGGTGCGGGACGGGGACCATGTCGAGGCAGGGCAGGCACTGGTCGAGCTCGATCCCACCACAGCCAATGCAGACAAGACCAGCATCGACGAGCAGTTGAAGTCGATGCAGTCCGAGGTGCTGCGCACAAGGGCACTCTTGCTGGCGCTCAATGTGCCAACGACTGTACGTTCACCCGAACTGAGCAAGGACATCCCCTCTGGATGGACGGCAGTCGATGCGGATGCCGCGAAGGCGCAACTTAGCGACGAGTGGAGCGACATCACGGCCAAGCTGGCCAAGGCAACCGCTGAGATCGCTCGTCGGCAAGCCGAGATCGCCACAGTGCGCGAGATGGTCACCAAGCTGGAGACGACGGTGCCGATTGCCAAGCAGCGGGAGGCCGATTTCCAGCAACTGGCCAAGCAGGGTTTCATGTCCAGTCATGCGAACCAGGACCGCACCCGGGAGCGCATCGAGCTAGAGCGTGACCTGGCGACGCAGCGCGCGAGGCTGGCGGAGGCCAATGCGACGCTGCGCGAGAGCGAGAACATAAGGGCCGCCTACATTGCCGAGACCAAGCACAGCCTGAGAACACGCGAAGCGGCGGCTGAACTCAAGCGGCAGCAAGGAACACAAGACCTGGCCAAGGCCGGGCAGCGCGAGCGGCTCACGACGCTCAAGGCACCGGTGGCAGGCACGGTGCAGCAGTTGGCAACGCACACGGAAGGCGGTGTGGTCACAGAAGCCCAGCCCCTGATGGTGATCGTTCCCGACGGCGCCCAGGTCACGGCCGAGGTGACGCTGGACAACAAGGACATCGGCTTCGTGAGCCCAACACAAGAAGCCAGCATCAAGCTGGAGACGTTTCCGTACACGCGCTACGGAACGGTGAACGCGACTGTGAAGACGGTGACGGCGGATGCAGTCAATGACGAGAAGCGTGGGGCGATCTTCCCGGTGACGTTGAACTTGGGCGCAACAACCATCGACGTGGATGGTAAGCCGATCAAGTTGTCTCCAGGGATGAATCTCACGGCGGAGATCAAGACGGGCAAACGAAGGGTCATCGAATTTTTGCTCAGCCCGGTTCAGAAGGCCACGGGCGAAAGCATGAGGGAAAGATGA
- a CDS encoding sel1 repeat family protein — MKRLSAVPASGFAAVLMSLCALGAQASEPFFNPGMNACDLEWERIKSLPPMRKDEYERTLRRKPSQVVEAPVEMREEDYYYYLARVPYVVGAEDQPSVAQRDEWLSKAAALGHKAANAALMRLRYLGLSDVQRQREGKEPLPLEKPGATRKQYLEAAREAAEAGDPEFATVMMDTARNFNRYLHCQSSDAARVDVTKDGNRRRCDPQYVTAPIEAKKWAEIAARGGNPNAKDLLCRGSQSGAFPELGFKKDASTAFAWCFSTLQSACIAGDRAGLVEDMYERGIGVEKSAEKAKALSELYPPLVKAKRRDSFPLTTR; from the coding sequence ATGAAGCGACTTTCGGCAGTCCCGGCCAGTGGTTTCGCCGCCGTACTGATGAGTCTTTGCGCACTCGGTGCGCAAGCTTCCGAACCGTTCTTCAATCCTGGCATGAACGCCTGCGATCTCGAATGGGAGCGGATCAAGAGCCTGCCACCGATGCGCAAGGACGAATACGAGCGCACGTTGCGCCGAAAACCATCTCAAGTGGTGGAGGCTCCTGTGGAGATGCGCGAGGAGGACTACTACTACTACCTCGCACGAGTTCCGTATGTTGTTGGTGCCGAAGACCAGCCCAGCGTTGCACAGCGCGACGAATGGTTGAGCAAGGCCGCGGCACTGGGACACAAGGCCGCGAACGCGGCCTTGATGCGTTTGCGCTATCTCGGACTATCCGATGTCCAGCGTCAACGCGAAGGCAAGGAACCGTTGCCGCTGGAAAAGCCTGGTGCGACAAGAAAACAGTATCTGGAAGCTGCGCGTGAAGCCGCGGAGGCGGGCGATCCGGAGTTCGCCACTGTGATGATGGACACAGCTCGCAACTTCAATCGCTATCTGCATTGTCAGTCGAGCGATGCCGCGAGGGTGGATGTCACCAAAGACGGGAACCGCAGGCGATGCGATCCCCAATACGTCACGGCTCCCATCGAGGCCAAGAAGTGGGCGGAGATTGCTGCCCGCGGCGGAAACCCAAATGCAAAAGATCTCCTGTGCCGAGGATCGCAGTCTGGTGCCTTTCCTGAGCTTGGGTTCAAGAAGGATGCCAGTACAGCCTTCGCCTGGTGCTTCTCAACCCTGCAATCCGCATGCATTGCGGGAGATCGAGCTGGTTTGGTCGAGGATATGTACGAAAGGGGTATCGGCGTTGAAAAGTCGGCTGAGAAGGCAAAGGCACTAAGCGAGCTCTATCCGCCGCTAGTAAAAGCGAAGAGGAGGGATAGCTTCCCTCTCACAACACGTTAA
- a CDS encoding putative Ig domain-containing protein, with protein MAQISIPSKQVIKDSILYNGNDRIGRNFVGQTTPIRVYFIPDGTSPYTAGQVAGVPALAGLNQSFQGIRPQDQTNILANVFGPWAKLANISFVITTDPAEAQIRVGSANWQGGASVNIPGGIDGKIDSIFIRRDYYSPDESSLSQFEVGTTQTHDLIHEVGHALGLNHPTHQDESSGTLDPIFNKMWFSTLTDNGPRVSGWGPVTPSLFDAVGMEELYGLRNTNETDAYVFQDLPYPTGKLIVDSAGTDIIDASRTTTDNEIDLRATDFAAGKAYFSSIGVPAGRSEGYNVAIYEGTLIENATGGSGKDHIVGNDVANVLNGGAGNDTLEGGLGDDTLNGGTDRDVLLGGENHDTLNGGSGVDVLDGGAGNDVLEGGADNDTLQGGADNDTYIFNGNWGKDTLIEDSGGQNSILKIDGQLLSGTAEGAVDKKKAPYWKLKIGTQTYELRLVGNGAQQDLVVNREGSQANTITIRNFNAAAAKAGGFMGIELGSRRMALVDGMGDSPYGPAATPGNTGSGVTLAEGGASTLSLFLDQPAKAGAKLRLSVAGSAAGLKVVLGDVTVPADGAEITLVEGQTQVFIALVQDGALTADASAQLVASYAGADGAATSNTLNVELKNSEDDARTYNGDQRALLRGIEIDQGSVVPGESAFNTYKWSATSWATDGTLIGGTAEEDFNDVIDGSGGKDKINGLGGNDALDGLAGDDEIDGGVGDDLIGGGAGSDRIKGGAGNDVILSATGLAVYQRVNPDEEWTPPSGTTVWIAGSNWGVYQSVGSRPIQGGGSLSMDTAGDVIDAGDGDDMVTGGLGNDYIDAGNGDDDLWGHGGDDVIVGGAGDDYILGDGVKDVGYYQTLEGSQHGDDFIDGGEGIDDLYGGGANDVIYGGIGADFLFGDSYSEDQLQGIYHGDDYLDGEDGDDQLAGGGGSDVLYGGSGADSMWGDQDSETNLVGDHHGDDYLDGEEGDDYLVGGGGGDVLFGGAGADELYGDDRQANLSGEFHGSDYLDGGDGEDHMVGGGGDDTLLGGADNDELQGDVATSYLEGQYHGNDLLDGGAGDDRLFGLGRDDVLIGGEGNDYLSGDAASTELAGEYHGNDSLDGGAGNDTMFGGGADDLLRGGDGNDYLVGDDGGLDIAFHGDDTLYGGAGDDTLYAGGGNNFLSGDEGNDVLVGDAGDDTILGGAGNDFLRSGAGDDTLDGGEGSDVYYVALGSGSKRISDVKDGSLNVLVLEGGFNFGLVNLSLGSLMISDSTGSTQIHLDGVDYDDLENTSPIQEIRFSDGVTMSIGQLLDAVPIEIPTTEQADNVRGTSGKEIIYALAGNDVVDGRGGNDLIDLGAGNDIGYGGDGDDTLIGGVGDDQLSGGAGFDTLYGGDGSDVLLAGAGGGWLEGGAGNDELFSGNDDYNHLFGGEGDDILHGGLGLGNGLYGGAGNDILRGGDGINEQLDGGDGDDVLDGGMGLDYLSGGAGIDQLDGGGGADQLDGGQGADAMSGGTGDDEYFVDNAGDTVNESSNEGHDIVFTTIDLVLAENVEDLHILQDSQATHATGNSLNNTLIVSTDLDTTLLGLDGDDTLQAGGGNDLLDGGAGADRMEGWSGDDEYRVDNVEDQIVEHAYDGAGIDSVFSSVSFTLSSNVENLTLEGSAAIEGLGNASDNTINGNSEDNYLWGGSGDDLLIGGEGADWLDGGTWADTLIGGLGDDVYEVDVEQDVIVELQNEGNDTVQSAFDYVLGSNLENLTLTGQAANATGNASDNILLGNDNDNRLDGAGGEDHLEGGLGNDIYVIDSAGDVVIEDVDGGNDTVETSSTFSVSSIANIENVTLTGALDVNATGDDGNNVLIGNAGNNVLDGGLGDDVMEGGAGNDTYIVDADDNRVTERQDEGVDTIIRNFDTTYILESNVENLTLAGTVFRGNGNDLDNVITGNDADNNLLGLGGNDILIGGAGEDALFGSEGQDTLIGGSGDDYYEIDDAGDTIVENAGEGDDFVRSTVSWTLGANVERLALDGTGDLYATGNGLANGLWGNDGNNLLTGGQGNDFLVGGAGNDVYVFNAGDGQDTIDNLDALGATDTLRFGAGIGENDVSAFQSGNSIFFKIRGSSDQIAISSYYAANTTSNGVTQDRKIDRIEFANGTVWDQAMIQTVVDRANNNHSPTVNSGLPTLKASQGNLFTYVVPLSTITDPDVWDSVTYTAKMANGDPLPSWLSFDSQTRTFSGTPTSANIGNLQFVLWGTDNYGYGAGTYVNLTVSPPNRAPVLATALADQSVAEGTAINYTVPTGSFTDPDAGDSLSYTATLSDGTALPSWLSFNASTRKFTGTVPIGALDAVSVRVTATDQGGLAIQDVFNIAVTVQNLTLNGTTSAETLTGRSGNDTINGMGGNDTLIGNAGNDRMIGGTGNDMMSGGTGDDTYVVDSATDVVNESANEGKDTVESSLTWTLGANLENLTLTGTTAISGTGNALDNVLTGNSAVNILTGNAGNDVLDGQAGADTMKGGTGDDTYYVDNASDVVTELANEGTDTVISTLTHTLAANVENLRLNATGAINGTGNTLDNVLYAGAGNNTLNGLGGSDTASYLYAGSAVTVSLASTSAQATGGSGSDTLQNIENLTGSGFNDTLTGSAVANVLDGGAGNDVLFGGAGNDTYRLGRGDGSDTITENDTTAGNADMAQFGVDIAAEQLWFRQVGNNLEVSVIGGTDKFTLNNWYLGNQYHVEQFKTSDGHMLSDSNVQNLVQAMASFSPPAAGQTTLPPNYQSNLNTVIAANWQ; from the coding sequence ATGGCGCAAATTAGTATTCCATCAAAGCAAGTAATCAAAGATTCGATTCTTTATAACGGGAATGACCGTATCGGTCGAAACTTTGTTGGTCAAACTACCCCCATCCGGGTCTACTTCATTCCCGACGGCACTTCACCTTACACTGCAGGCCAAGTCGCAGGCGTTCCAGCTTTGGCAGGGCTGAATCAAAGCTTTCAAGGAATTCGACCTCAGGATCAGACCAATATATTGGCCAACGTCTTTGGTCCTTGGGCGAAGCTCGCCAACATTTCTTTCGTCATTACAACGGATCCTGCTGAGGCTCAGATTCGCGTGGGTTCGGCCAACTGGCAGGGCGGCGCTTCTGTGAATATTCCAGGAGGCATCGATGGAAAGATCGATTCCATTTTCATCCGGCGTGACTACTACAGCCCGGATGAAAGCTCACTTTCACAATTCGAAGTCGGGACAACCCAAACGCATGATCTGATCCACGAGGTGGGACATGCACTCGGCCTCAATCATCCAACCCATCAGGATGAATCGAGTGGCACGCTAGACCCGATCTTCAACAAGATGTGGTTCAGCACACTGACGGACAACGGGCCCAGAGTCTCGGGATGGGGGCCTGTCACTCCGAGCCTGTTCGATGCTGTCGGAATGGAAGAGTTGTACGGCCTGCGCAATACCAATGAAACGGACGCGTATGTATTTCAGGATCTTCCTTACCCCACAGGAAAACTCATTGTCGACAGTGCGGGCACTGACATCATCGACGCCAGCCGAACCACCACGGACAACGAAATCGACCTTCGTGCGACCGACTTTGCCGCAGGCAAGGCGTATTTCAGCTCCATTGGAGTGCCTGCTGGGCGCTCGGAGGGGTACAACGTTGCGATCTACGAAGGCACGCTGATCGAGAATGCCACAGGCGGTTCAGGCAAGGATCACATCGTCGGCAACGACGTGGCGAATGTGTTGAACGGCGGGGCGGGAAACGACACGCTCGAAGGTGGACTTGGGGACGACACGCTGAATGGGGGAACGGACAGGGACGTTCTGCTGGGTGGAGAAAATCATGACACCTTGAACGGTGGCTCCGGTGTAGACGTTCTAGACGGAGGCGCGGGGAATGACGTGCTCGAAGGTGGTGCTGACAACGACACACTGCAAGGCGGTGCGGACAATGACACTTACATCTTCAACGGAAACTGGGGCAAAGACACTCTCATCGAAGACAGTGGTGGCCAAAACAGCATTCTGAAGATCGATGGTCAGCTCTTGAGCGGAACTGCCGAAGGTGCCGTGGACAAGAAGAAGGCGCCTTACTGGAAACTAAAGATCGGTACTCAGACTTACGAGCTGCGCCTTGTTGGGAATGGGGCCCAGCAGGACCTGGTCGTTAATCGGGAAGGTAGTCAAGCAAACACCATCACCATCCGCAACTTCAATGCGGCGGCAGCCAAGGCAGGCGGCTTCATGGGCATTGAGCTGGGCAGTCGACGCATGGCGCTAGTGGATGGGATGGGCGACAGCCCCTACGGGCCGGCCGCGACGCCGGGCAACACGGGAAGCGGCGTGACGTTAGCCGAAGGCGGCGCGAGTACCTTAAGTCTTTTCCTTGACCAGCCAGCCAAGGCGGGCGCCAAGCTTAGATTGTCGGTAGCCGGTAGCGCCGCTGGACTCAAGGTCGTACTCGGCGATGTGACCGTGCCGGCTGATGGTGCTGAGATTACCCTTGTGGAAGGTCAGACTCAGGTCTTCATCGCACTGGTGCAGGACGGTGCACTGACTGCAGACGCGAGCGCACAGCTTGTCGCAAGCTATGCCGGCGCTGACGGTGCTGCCACCTCCAATACCCTGAACGTCGAGCTCAAGAACAGCGAAGACGACGCACGCACCTACAACGGCGATCAACGGGCCTTGCTGCGGGGCATCGAAATCGACCAAGGTAGCGTAGTGCCAGGCGAATCCGCCTTCAACACCTACAAGTGGTCGGCCACCAGTTGGGCCACGGACGGTACTTTGATCGGCGGTACGGCCGAAGAGGATTTCAACGACGTCATCGACGGAAGCGGCGGCAAGGACAAGATCAACGGCCTTGGTGGCAACGACGCACTCGATGGTCTGGCTGGCGACGATGAAATCGATGGGGGCGTTGGTGACGATCTGATTGGCGGTGGAGCAGGCTCCGACCGCATCAAGGGAGGCGCTGGCAACGATGTGATCCTCAGTGCCACCGGATTGGCCGTTTACCAGCGCGTGAATCCCGATGAAGAATGGACGCCACCGAGCGGAACGACCGTCTGGATCGCCGGTAGCAACTGGGGGGTGTATCAATCAGTTGGAAGTCGACCCATTCAGGGAGGCGGCTCCCTTTCGATGGATACCGCAGGCGACGTCATCGATGCTGGTGACGGCGACGATATGGTGACGGGGGGATTGGGCAACGACTACATCGACGCAGGCAATGGCGATGACGATTTGTGGGGGCATGGTGGTGATGACGTGATCGTCGGCGGGGCGGGGGATGACTACATTCTTGGCGATGGTGTCAAGGACGTCGGCTACTACCAAACCCTCGAAGGAAGCCAACACGGTGATGACTTCATCGATGGTGGCGAAGGCATCGATGACCTCTACGGCGGCGGCGCCAACGATGTGATCTACGGCGGCATCGGGGCGGACTTCTTGTTTGGTGACAGCTACTCGGAGGATCAACTGCAAGGTATCTACCATGGCGACGACTATCTGGACGGCGAAGATGGCGACGACCAACTGGCGGGCGGAGGCGGAAGCGATGTGCTTTATGGTGGCTCGGGTGCTGACTCCATGTGGGGTGATCAAGACAGCGAGACGAACTTGGTCGGTGATCACCACGGTGACGACTACCTCGATGGAGAAGAGGGTGACGACTATCTGGTTGGCGGAGGGGGCGGGGATGTGCTCTTCGGAGGTGCCGGAGCTGACGAGTTGTACGGTGACGACCGCCAGGCCAACCTGAGCGGCGAGTTCCATGGCTCAGACTACCTGGATGGTGGCGATGGCGAGGACCACATGGTCGGCGGTGGCGGCGACGACACGCTGCTTGGAGGGGCCGACAACGACGAACTGCAAGGGGATGTCGCGACGTCCTACCTCGAGGGGCAGTATCACGGCAACGATTTGCTCGATGGCGGCGCGGGTGACGACCGACTCTTCGGGTTGGGGCGTGACGATGTCTTGATTGGTGGTGAAGGCAATGACTACCTCTCGGGCGATGCCGCATCGACCGAGTTGGCCGGCGAGTACCACGGCAACGATTCTCTCGACGGGGGCGCCGGCAACGACACTATGTTTGGTGGCGGTGCCGATGATTTGCTTCGAGGAGGTGACGGCAACGACTATCTGGTCGGCGATGACGGAGGACTCGATATCGCCTTTCATGGCGATGACACCTTGTACGGCGGTGCAGGGGACGACACGCTCTACGCCGGTGGTGGCAATAACTTCCTTTCCGGTGACGAGGGCAATGACGTGCTCGTTGGGGATGCGGGGGACGATACGATTTTGGGGGGCGCTGGAAACGACTTTCTTCGTAGCGGCGCGGGCGACGACACGCTCGACGGCGGCGAAGGTAGCGATGTCTACTACGTCGCTTTGGGAAGCGGCAGCAAGCGAATCTCCGACGTGAAGGATGGCAGCTTGAATGTGCTGGTGTTGGAGGGAGGCTTCAATTTCGGTCTCGTGAATCTCTCTTTAGGCTCGCTGATGATCAGCGATTCAACAGGCAGCACCCAGATTCACCTGGATGGCGTTGACTACGACGACCTGGAAAATACCTCTCCTATCCAGGAGATCCGTTTTTCGGATGGTGTGACGATGTCGATTGGCCAACTGCTGGATGCCGTGCCAATCGAGATTCCAACCACAGAACAAGCCGATAACGTTCGAGGGACTTCCGGCAAAGAAATCATCTACGCACTAGCGGGCAATGACGTCGTCGATGGCCGAGGGGGCAATGATCTGATCGATCTGGGGGCGGGAAATGACATCGGCTATGGAGGCGATGGCGATGACACGTTGATCGGCGGTGTTGGCGACGATCAACTATCCGGCGGCGCCGGATTCGACACCCTCTACGGCGGTGACGGCAGCGACGTCCTCTTGGCAGGAGCGGGCGGTGGCTGGCTGGAAGGCGGGGCGGGTAACGATGAGCTTTTCAGTGGTAACGATGACTACAACCACCTCTTCGGTGGCGAGGGCGACGACATTCTCCATGGAGGTCTGGGCCTAGGTAATGGCCTCTACGGTGGAGCAGGCAACGACATACTTCGAGGCGGAGATGGCATCAACGAGCAACTCGACGGTGGTGACGGCGACGATGTTCTCGATGGAGGGATGGGCCTTGATTACCTTTCTGGGGGAGCCGGAATTGATCAGCTAGACGGTGGAGGAGGTGCCGATCAACTTGACGGAGGGCAAGGTGCGGATGCCATGTCTGGTGGCACAGGCGACGACGAATATTTCGTCGACAACGCGGGTGATACCGTCAACGAATCGTCGAACGAAGGACACGACATCGTTTTCACCACGATTGATCTTGTGCTCGCTGAGAACGTAGAAGACCTTCACATATTGCAGGACTCGCAAGCAACGCACGCGACCGGCAATTCATTGAACAACACGTTAATAGTCAGTACCGACCTGGATACCACCTTGCTCGGGCTAGATGGCGACGACACACTGCAAGCTGGCGGGGGCAATGATTTGTTGGATGGCGGTGCGGGCGCAGATCGAATGGAGGGGTGGTCAGGCGACGATGAATATCGTGTGGACAACGTTGAGGACCAGATCGTCGAACATGCTTATGACGGCGCCGGCATCGATTCTGTGTTCTCTTCTGTGAGCTTCACGCTGTCCAGCAACGTTGAGAACTTGACACTGGAGGGTAGCGCGGCCATCGAGGGCCTCGGCAATGCATCGGACAACACAATCAACGGCAACTCTGAGGACAACTACTTGTGGGGCGGCTCTGGTGATGACCTGTTGATTGGCGGGGAAGGCGCAGATTGGCTTGACGGTGGAACGTGGGCCGATACCTTGATTGGAGGATTGGGCGATGACGTTTATGAAGTAGACGTTGAACAAGATGTGATCGTTGAGTTGCAGAACGAAGGCAACGATACGGTTCAAAGCGCCTTTGACTACGTGTTGGGAAGCAACCTCGAGAACCTCACGCTGACCGGTCAAGCCGCGAACGCGACGGGAAATGCGAGCGACAACATCCTCTTGGGGAACGACAACGACAATAGGCTCGACGGCGCGGGGGGCGAAGACCATTTGGAGGGCGGACTAGGCAATGACATCTACGTGATCGACAGTGCCGGAGATGTTGTGATTGAAGATGTGGACGGCGGGAACGACACGGTCGAAACCTCATCCACATTCTCGGTGTCCTCCATTGCCAATATCGAAAATGTGACCCTGACCGGCGCCCTCGACGTCAATGCCACTGGCGACGACGGCAACAATGTTCTCATCGGCAATGCAGGCAACAACGTACTCGATGGTGGCCTAGGCGACGACGTCATGGAGGGCGGTGCGGGCAACGACACCTATATCGTTGATGCAGACGACAACAGGGTGACGGAGCGCCAAGACGAGGGCGTCGATACGATCATTCGCAATTTCGACACCACGTATATTCTCGAGAGCAATGTCGAGAACCTGACGCTGGCGGGCACCGTCTTCCGAGGCAACGGCAACGACCTCGACAACGTCATCACTGGCAACGATGCCGACAACAATCTCCTGGGTCTCGGCGGAAACGACATCTTGATCGGCGGCGCCGGCGAGGATGCACTGTTCGGCTCCGAAGGCCAGGACACACTCATCGGTGGTTCCGGCGACGACTACTACGAGATCGACGATGCCGGCGACACGATTGTTGAGAACGCAGGAGAAGGCGACGACTTCGTGCGCTCAACAGTGAGCTGGACTCTTGGTGCCAATGTCGAGCGCCTCGCGCTGGACGGTACGGGCGATCTCTACGCCACTGGCAATGGCCTGGCCAATGGCCTCTGGGGCAACGACGGCAACAATCTGCTCACCGGCGGACAGGGCAACGACTTCCTCGTTGGCGGAGCCGGCAATGACGTCTACGTGTTCAACGCCGGTGATGGCCAGGACACCATCGACAACCTCGATGCGCTTGGCGCAACCGACACCCTGCGTTTCGGTGCGGGTATTGGAGAAAATGACGTCTCTGCCTTCCAGTCTGGCAACAGCATCTTCTTCAAGATCAGAGGCTCGTCCGATCAGATTGCGATTTCCAGCTACTACGCCGCCAACACCACGTCCAACGGTGTGACGCAGGACCGGAAGATCGACCGCATCGAGTTCGCGAACGGCACGGTCTGGGACCAGGCCATGATCCAGACCGTGGTGGACCGGGCCAACAACAATCATTCACCGACGGTCAACAGCGGCCTGCCAACGCTGAAGGCGAGCCAAGGGAACCTGTTCACCTACGTCGTGCCGCTGAGCACCATCACCGACCCGGACGTCTGGGATTCCGTGACCTACACGGCCAAGATGGCCAACGGTGATCCGCTGCCGTCCTGGCTGTCCTTCGATTCGCAAACGCGCACTTTCTCGGGCACACCGACGTCGGCCAATATCGGCAATCTGCAGTTCGTGCTTTGGGGTACCGACAACTACGGGTATGGCGCAGGGACGTACGTCAACCTTACCGTGAGTCCTCCGAATCGAGCTCCGGTGCTCGCCACTGCGTTGGCCGACCAGAGCGTGGCCGAGGGTACGGCGATCAACTACACGGTTCCCACGGGGTCCTTTACTGATCCGGATGCGGGCGACAGTCTCAGCTACACCGCGACGCTCTCGGATGGCACGGCACTGCCCTCATGGCTCAGCTTCAATGCCAGCACCCGCAAGTTCACCGGCACAGTGCCCATTGGCGCTCTGGACGCTGTGAGCGTGCGAGTGACTGCTACGGATCAGGGCGGCCTTGCCATCCAGGATGTATTCAACATTGCGGTGACGGTGCAAAACCTCACACTCAATGGCACGACGTCGGCCGAAACCCTGACCGGCCGCTCGGGCAACGACACGATCAACGGCATGGGGGGCAACGACACCCTCATCGGCAATGCTGGCAACGACCGAATGATCGGCGGGACCGGCAATGACATGATGAGCGGTGGTACGGGAGACGACACCTATGTCGTGGATTCCGCCACCGATGTCGTGAATGAAAGTGCCAACGAGGGGAAGGACACGGTCGAGTCGAGCCTGACGTGGACGCTGGGCGCCAACCTGGAGAACCTGACGCTCACCGGGACGACGGCGATCAGCGGCACTGGCAATGCACTGGACAACGTGCTCACCGGCAACAGCGCAGTCAATATCTTGACGGGCAACGCCGGCAATGACGTGCTCGACGGGCAAGCCGGCGCAGACACCATGAAGGGCGGCACTGGCGACGACACCTACTACGTCGACAACGCCTCGGACGTGGTGACCGAGCTGGCCAACGAAGGCACTGACACGGTGATCTCGACCCTCACCCACACGTTGGCCGCGAACGTCGAGAACTTGCGCCTCAATGCCACGGGTGCGATCAACGGCACGGGTAACACGCTTGACAACGTGCTCTACGCCGGTGCCGGCAACAACACCCTCAACGGCCTGGGCGGTTCGGACACGGCTTCGTACCTCTACGCTGGTTCTGCCGTGACCGTGAGCCTGGCGTCCACCAGTGCGCAGGCCACTGGCGGTTCGGGCAGCGACACGTTGCAGAACATCGAGAACCTCACGGGCAGTGGTTTCAACGACACACTCACGGGCAGCGCGGTTGCCAATGTGCTCGATGGCGGAGCAGGTAACGATGTCTTGTTCGGTGGTGCCGGCAACGACACCTACCGGCTCGGCCGAGGGGACGGGAGCGACACCATCACCGAGAACGACACCACGGCCGGCAACGCCGACATGGCCCAGTTCGGTGTGGATATCGCCGCCGAGCAGCTTTGGTTCAGGCAGGTGGGCAACAACCTGGAGGTGAGCGTCATCGGGGGGACAGACAAGTTCACGCTGAACAACTGGTACCTGGGCAATCAGTACCACGTCGAACAGTTCAAGACGAGCGACGGGCACATGCTGAGCGACAGCAATGTGCAAAACCTAGTGCAGGCGATGGCAAGCTTCTCGCCGCCAGCGGCTGGACAGACCACGTTGCCGCCGAACTATCAGAGTAACCTGAATACGGTCATCGCGGCCAACTGGCAGTAG
- a CDS encoding OmpA family protein, producing the protein MQRHLALTVLLLSLPVAGWSLSPVYVDRDLYFGKNEVTLKPEHLEILRAVACHTTADGRPIFVYGHASKVEHAPRKLAQRRAEAVKNTLIQFGFEAARIGIESHGADLPVSVERDADGRAKNRRVEIASLGSLSANSCDKVSRDRPRP; encoded by the coding sequence ATGCAGCGGCACCTCGCATTGACGGTGCTTTTACTGTCACTGCCTGTGGCTGGATGGTCGCTCTCTCCCGTTTACGTCGACCGAGACCTGTACTTTGGCAAGAACGAAGTCACTCTTAAGCCAGAGCACTTGGAGATCCTGAGGGCGGTTGCCTGCCACACAACCGCTGATGGCCGCCCAATCTTCGTTTACGGCCACGCCTCTAAGGTGGAGCACGCACCCAGGAAGCTTGCTCAGAGACGAGCTGAAGCAGTCAAGAATACGTTGATCCAGTTCGGCTTTGAGGCAGCACGGATTGGTATCGAATCACACGGCGCCGACCTACCCGTTTCTGTAGAACGGGACGCAGATGGGAGGGCGAAAAACCGTCGCGTTGAAATCGCCTCGCTCGGATCTCTCAGTGCAAACAGTTGCGACAAGGTAAGTCGAGACCGACCTCGCCCATAG